One genomic window of Sphingomonas ginsengisoli An et al. 2013 includes the following:
- a CDS encoding c-type cytochrome yields MDKGRIPDLRRHFPSVTFVLILALAIAAFAGAFIFTGLYNIGADAPHYRPVYMALEQLRDRAIKHHARNIVVPADLNSPARIATGAGLYTEMCTGCHLGPGLEKTEMSQGLYPQAPELALGQDQTAAEQFWTIKHGVKLSAMPAWGKTHDDQLIWDMVAFVRKLPTMSPQQYQQIVKSAPKDHDAMMKDMQGMK; encoded by the coding sequence GTGGACAAAGGTCGAATTCCCGATTTGCGCCGTCACTTTCCGAGCGTCACCTTTGTTCTAATCCTCGCGTTGGCGATCGCGGCATTTGCAGGGGCGTTTATCTTCACTGGGCTGTACAATATCGGTGCTGATGCTCCGCACTATCGGCCAGTCTACATGGCGCTTGAACAGCTGCGCGACCGCGCGATCAAGCATCACGCCCGGAACATCGTTGTGCCAGCCGATTTGAACAGCCCGGCGCGGATTGCGACCGGTGCTGGCCTGTACACCGAGATGTGCACCGGCTGTCACCTTGGGCCGGGTCTTGAGAAGACCGAGATGAGCCAGGGTCTCTATCCGCAAGCTCCCGAGCTGGCGCTTGGCCAGGACCAAACGGCAGCCGAGCAATTCTGGACGATTAAGCACGGCGTGAAATTGAGTGCAATGCCAGCATGGGGGAAGACCCATGATGATCAACTCATCTGGGACATGGTCGCGTTCGTTCGCAAGCTACCAACAATGTCTCCGCAGCAGTATCAGCAGATCGTTAAGAGCGCACCCAAGGACCACGATGCGATGATGAAAGATATGCAGGGGATGAAATAA
- a CDS encoding YybH family protein, protein MAGSSAIAAPLPPGARDEAAIRSVLASYDSAVERLDPHGTDKLFADDSVIFESGGAEGNYATYLAHHLTPELAEFKSFKFSDYKIAVRFEGPVALVVETYKYRIETKKGDVAERLGVATSALRKMHGRWRIIMMHSSARKPAAS, encoded by the coding sequence ATGGCCGGAAGTAGTGCCATCGCTGCACCGCTCCCGCCCGGCGCCCGCGACGAGGCCGCCATTCGCTCGGTCCTGGCGAGTTATGATAGTGCCGTCGAACGCCTCGACCCTCACGGAACAGATAAGCTTTTCGCTGACGACTCGGTAATCTTTGAAAGTGGCGGAGCGGAGGGAAATTACGCCACCTACCTTGCTCACCATCTCACGCCCGAGCTGGCAGAGTTTAAGTCTTTTAAGTTCAGCGATTACAAGATCGCGGTGCGCTTTGAGGGTCCGGTCGCGCTTGTAGTTGAGACCTACAAGTACCGGATCGAAACCAAAAAGGGTGACGTAGCGGAGCGGCTGGGCGTAGCCACGAGCGCTTTGCGGAAGATGCACGGGCGATGGCGGATTATCATGATGCACAGCTCAGCTCGGAAGCCGGCCGCGTCCTGA
- a CDS encoding copper resistance protein B, producing MQHRKLALLMATAVVTSASAASAQMNMNMPGMNMPGMKMPGTKKLATKKSTSKQSPARASKKRPKQPARAPAAKRKGGAMSSMPGMRRPAGHDMSSMPGMTMPPGHDMKDMPGMAAPAGHDMKGMPGMAAPSGHDMKDMPGMGAPAGNNMQNMPGMGTPSGQDMANMPGMSAPGQAMSNMPMPSDGDASGTNLPAGTAPPPPVPTTHAADQVYGTEAMAMGRHHLQTFHGGQNMSQVIVNLAEYQFNRGRDGYEWVGQAWYGGDINRIWIKSEGDGEFRRGVDRAEVQALYSRAIGPYFNLQGGVRYDFKPNPSRTYATIGIEGLAPSFFDIEAALFLSNKGELMGRVEGSYDQRITQRLILQPRVEVNAAAQSSRSIGIGSGLSDAEAGLRLRYDIRREFAPYVGVQYKRSFGATGRYLREAGERRGGWSVVTGIRTWF from the coding sequence ATGCAGCATCGTAAGCTTGCGCTGCTGATGGCGACGGCGGTCGTTACGTCGGCTTCAGCTGCCTCCGCGCAAATGAACATGAATATGCCAGGCATGAACATGCCAGGAATGAAGATGCCCGGCACAAAGAAGCTGGCGACCAAGAAAAGCACGAGTAAACAGTCTCCTGCTCGGGCGAGCAAGAAACGGCCCAAGCAACCTGCCCGAGCGCCAGCTGCCAAGCGTAAGGGCGGCGCGATGTCGTCAATGCCTGGGATGCGAAGGCCTGCCGGTCACGACATGTCATCCATGCCGGGCATGACCATGCCCCCAGGCCATGACATGAAGGACATGCCTGGGATGGCGGCGCCCGCTGGCCATGACATGAAGGGCATGCCCGGCATGGCGGCACCTTCCGGTCATGACATGAAAGATATGCCCGGGATGGGGGCACCCGCTGGCAACAACATGCAGAACATGCCGGGGATGGGTACCCCTTCTGGCCAGGACATGGCGAACATGCCGGGAATGTCGGCGCCCGGACAGGCAATGAGCAACATGCCGATGCCGTCCGATGGCGATGCAAGTGGAACGAACCTTCCGGCCGGCACTGCGCCGCCGCCGCCAGTGCCGACGACCCATGCGGCGGACCAGGTTTATGGAACGGAGGCGATGGCGATGGGGCGCCATCACCTTCAGACGTTCCACGGTGGTCAGAACATGTCGCAGGTGATCGTCAACCTGGCGGAGTATCAGTTCAATCGCGGCCGCGACGGCTATGAGTGGGTCGGCCAGGCTTGGTACGGTGGCGACATCAACCGCATATGGATCAAAAGCGAAGGCGATGGTGAGTTCCGGCGCGGCGTCGACCGCGCTGAAGTTCAGGCTCTCTACAGCCGTGCCATTGGGCCATATTTCAATCTGCAGGGCGGGGTGAGGTATGACTTCAAGCCCAACCCGTCCCGTACTTATGCAACGATCGGAATCGAGGGACTGGCGCCCAGCTTCTTCGATATCGAGGCTGCGTTGTTTCTGTCGAACAAGGGCGAACTGATGGGCCGGGTCGAGGGAAGCTACGACCAGCGGATTACCCAACGGCTAATCCTTCAGCCTCGGGTCGAAGTGAATGCCGCAGCCCAAAGTAGCCGCTCGATTGGCATAGGTTCGGGATTGTCGGACGCGGAAGCGGGATTGCGCCTGCGCTATGATATTCGCCGAGAATTCGCGCCGTATGTCGGTGTGCAGTATAAGCGGTCGTTTGGCGCCACCGGGCGATACCTCCGCGAGGCTGGTGAGCGTCGTGGGGGCTGGAGCGTCGTCACGGGGATCCGCACATGGTTCTAA
- a CDS encoding copper resistance system multicopper oxidase produces MSRLLDRRQLMRGAAAAGGTMVLASSMPSWAKPLSPGLVRPLPTVSGTDIALSIGNVAVRVDGRLSKAIGINGTVPGPLIRLKEGQQVRLKVTNSLPEDSSIHWHGLLVPFPMDGVPGVSFPGIRPGTTFDYAFPVMQSGTYWYHSHSSYQEQDGLYGPIVIDPAGPDPIAYDREHVIVLADHSPMGGATIFRKLKQMGGGYFNMQRLTLSGLLAGRDMPLSERRQWAKMRMDPADIADVTGSTYTFTVNGYGPYDNWTGLFTPGQRVRLRIINAAAQTNFNVRIPDLPMTVVQADGQNVRPVTVDEFQIGVAETFDVIVTPGDRAYSFVSESIDRSGQGRATLAPRAGMIAPVPPLRPRPLTTMKDMGMDMSDMQGMSGMDMSGKNPAMLRGIDPSAEQNASRNLAKLTGWREPTDHGSMAASAASAAVAGMAGMGASSAAATPGMASMPGMAGGSMSGMSGGSMAGMSGMGPAAASGAAAGSSSSMAGMDHGAAASSGSQSGAMSMNMRDGRNAPQVKMGPGVQTISPMPMDRSGEAPQGLEGLDHRVLVYRDLVSLDRNKDVRAPSRSLDIHLTGNMERYMWSFDGVKLSDPAEPIPFRLGERVRVTLINDTMMPHPIHLHGHFFELVTGHGSNAPRKHTVNVPPGGKMSFDLTADAPGDWAFHCHNLFHMTAGMMRVVTVRPSEGNDNAAS; encoded by the coding sequence ATGTCGCGCCTTCTTGACCGCCGCCAGCTTATGCGCGGAGCCGCTGCTGCTGGTGGCACCATGGTCCTTGCATCATCAATGCCGAGCTGGGCCAAGCCGCTTTCGCCCGGCCTGGTTAGGCCTCTGCCGACCGTCAGTGGAACAGACATTGCTCTCTCGATTGGCAACGTCGCGGTGCGTGTCGACGGCAGGTTGAGCAAGGCGATCGGGATCAACGGGACCGTTCCGGGACCGCTCATCCGGCTCAAAGAAGGCCAACAGGTTCGCCTGAAAGTCACAAACTCATTGCCGGAGGACAGCTCCATCCACTGGCATGGCCTTCTCGTCCCCTTTCCTATGGACGGCGTGCCAGGCGTGAGCTTCCCCGGCATCCGCCCTGGGACAACCTTCGACTATGCCTTCCCGGTCATGCAGTCTGGAACCTACTGGTACCACAGTCACTCGTCGTATCAGGAACAGGACGGACTGTACGGGCCGATCGTCATCGATCCAGCTGGGCCAGACCCCATTGCTTACGATCGTGAGCACGTCATCGTACTCGCCGACCACAGTCCAATGGGCGGAGCAACCATTTTCCGGAAGTTGAAGCAAATGGGCGGCGGCTATTTCAACATGCAGCGCCTTACACTTTCCGGCCTCCTGGCTGGCAGGGACATGCCGCTTAGCGAGCGCCGGCAATGGGCAAAGATGCGCATGGATCCCGCCGACATCGCCGACGTCACCGGCTCGACCTATACCTTCACCGTCAATGGCTATGGTCCCTATGACAACTGGACCGGTCTCTTCACGCCTGGTCAACGCGTCCGGCTTCGGATCATCAATGCCGCTGCGCAAACCAACTTCAACGTCCGAATCCCCGACTTGCCGATGACGGTGGTTCAGGCGGACGGGCAGAATGTCCGCCCGGTAACCGTCGATGAATTCCAGATCGGCGTGGCCGAGACTTTCGATGTCATCGTGACGCCGGGTGATCGCGCCTACAGCTTCGTCAGCGAGTCCATTGACCGCTCTGGACAGGGTCGCGCGACCTTGGCGCCGCGGGCAGGAATGATTGCGCCTGTTCCTCCGCTACGCCCACGTCCGCTTACGACAATGAAGGACATGGGCATGGACATGAGTGACATGCAGGGCATGTCGGGCATGGACATGAGCGGTAAGAACCCAGCCATGCTGAGAGGTATCGATCCGTCGGCAGAGCAGAACGCCTCACGCAACTTAGCCAAGCTAACCGGATGGCGCGAGCCGACCGACCATGGTTCGATGGCAGCCAGTGCGGCCTCCGCCGCTGTGGCAGGAATGGCCGGGATGGGAGCGTCTTCCGCTGCAGCAACGCCTGGAATGGCGTCCATGCCTGGGATGGCCGGTGGATCGATGTCCGGGATGTCCGGTGGGTCGATGGCGGGAATGTCCGGCATGGGTCCTGCAGCTGCCAGCGGAGCTGCCGCTGGCAGCTCTTCTTCGATGGCGGGGATGGATCATGGCGCCGCCGCGTCTTCTGGGTCGCAGAGCGGTGCAATGAGCATGAACATGCGCGATGGCCGCAATGCTCCCCAGGTTAAGATGGGACCAGGCGTGCAGACGATTTCACCGATGCCGATGGATCGGAGCGGCGAAGCGCCTCAGGGTCTTGAGGGGCTAGATCATCGCGTGCTCGTCTATCGTGACCTCGTGTCGCTCGACCGCAACAAGGATGTTCGCGCACCCTCGCGGTCGCTCGACATCCATCTGACCGGAAACATGGAACGTTACATGTGGTCGTTCGATGGCGTGAAGCTAAGCGACCCAGCCGAACCGATCCCGTTCCGGCTCGGCGAGCGAGTGCGCGTGACGTTGATCAATGACACGATGATGCCGCACCCGATCCACCTCCACGGTCACTTCTTTGAGCTCGTGACGGGGCATGGATCGAACGCGCCGCGCAAGCACACGGTGAACGTGCCTCCTGGAGGAAAGATGAGTTTCGATCTTACCGCGGATGCGCCCGGCGACTGGGCGTTTCACTGCCATAACCTGTTCCACATGACCGCGGGAATGATGCGAGTTGTGACGGTCCGTCCGTCGGAGGGGAACGACAATGCAGCATCGTAA
- a CDS encoding RNA polymerase sigma factor has translation MSLDYTSLGDSELADLSIAGRQAAFAEIMRRYRQPVFRLARAWVGDPDEALDLVQETFVSAHQALSRFDGARSMKAWLSAIAINKCRDWARRRAVRRMLSFALPMGSEAESVADGQVALDDAVADRQELDRVRRAISSLPTNLKEPLVLRTIEGMSQAETAEVLGISQKAVETRLYRARARLFEKLGRT, from the coding sequence GTGAGCCTCGACTACACGTCGCTTGGCGATAGCGAGCTAGCCGACCTTAGTATCGCAGGTCGGCAAGCTGCATTTGCTGAGATCATGCGCCGCTATCGCCAGCCGGTTTTTCGTCTTGCGCGGGCATGGGTTGGGGATCCCGATGAAGCCCTCGATCTTGTGCAGGAGACATTCGTTTCTGCTCACCAGGCGCTTTCGCGGTTCGATGGCGCTCGTTCGATGAAGGCGTGGTTGTCCGCCATCGCCATCAATAAGTGTCGCGACTGGGCGCGACGCCGCGCCGTCCGCCGCATGCTTTCTTTCGCCCTTCCGATGGGCAGCGAAGCCGAATCCGTAGCCGATGGCCAAGTCGCGCTCGACGACGCTGTTGCCGATCGCCAGGAATTAGATCGGGTGAGGCGCGCCATCTCATCCCTCCCAACCAATTTGAAGGAGCCCCTCGTTCTTCGAACGATCGAAGGGATGAGCCAGGCTGAAACAGCCGAAGTCCTTGGCATTAGTCAGAAGGCCGTCGAGACCCGACTCTATCGTGCTCGCGCTCGTTTGTTCGAGAAATTGGGGCGAACCTAA
- a CDS encoding periplasmic heavy metal sensor → MPVLACFLAAVGGVFAGRAILPKPTQPGAELHEVLHHRLALDQNQQAQLQLLEQRFAVQRKALELELRADNARLADAIEQEHGNGPRVIAAVDRSHAVMGELQKGTLAHIFAMRQILRPNQTAAYDQAVVKALTDNQQ, encoded by the coding sequence ATGCCCGTCCTAGCCTGCTTCCTCGCGGCGGTAGGCGGTGTCTTTGCTGGAAGGGCGATCCTTCCCAAGCCAACGCAGCCGGGCGCCGAGCTCCACGAAGTGCTGCATCACAGGCTCGCGCTTGACCAGAACCAGCAGGCGCAGCTCCAGCTTCTTGAGCAACGCTTCGCAGTGCAGCGAAAGGCGCTCGAGTTGGAGTTGAGGGCCGATAACGCGCGGCTGGCGGATGCAATCGAGCAGGAACATGGCAACGGTCCACGAGTGATTGCCGCTGTTGATCGCAGTCATGCCGTGATGGGTGAACTCCAGAAGGGGACGCTCGCACACATCTTTGCCATGCGGCAAATCTTGCGCCCCAATCAGACCGCCGCCTACGACCAGGCGGTGGTGAAGGCACTCACCGACAATCAGCAGTGA
- the copC gene encoding copper homeostasis periplasmic binding protein CopC translates to MKRLPLVIAAAAVAMLSSAANAHPKLLSATPAANSSVVRPSHIDLRFSEKLMPAFSKADLVMAAMPGMAAMNIASTAVVAPDGRSLVITPKAPLHSGRYNVVWHVVSTDTHKVAGNFVFAVK, encoded by the coding sequence ATGAAGCGCTTACCTTTAGTCATTGCTGCCGCGGCCGTCGCTATGCTTTCGAGCGCGGCAAACGCCCACCCGAAGCTTCTCTCTGCGACGCCGGCGGCCAACTCGTCAGTCGTGAGACCATCGCACATTGACCTGCGCTTCAGTGAGAAGCTGATGCCGGCGTTTTCCAAGGCTGACCTCGTGATGGCGGCGATGCCCGGAATGGCGGCGATGAACATCGCCAGCACGGCCGTCGTTGCTCCTGACGGTCGCAGCCTCGTCATCACCCCGAAAGCACCGCTGCACTCCGGCCGTTACAATGTGGTCTGGCATGTCGTCTCGACCGATACTCACAAGGTAGCGGGAAATTTTGTTTTTGCGGTGAAGTAG
- the copD gene encoding copper homeostasis membrane protein CopD, giving the protein MADWSLIAVRLALYVVLSAMFGLAAFSLYGLTMRERGDALTLRPWLIASACLGLILSIAWLILMATSMAGTSLWPIDQEALGALLTGSAIGTAWKVRMVALVVATACAGASPNRTLPLILVTASGAVGLGSLAWTGHGAMDEGSIGWAHLVADIFHLLASGTWVGALVGLLLLVSRPVVRVDASHLRLTHRALHGFGSIGTIVVGTIVISGLVNGWVLVGLGNITTLTSNLYGQLFVLKLVLFAAILGLASLNRFRLTPAFEQSIAAENHRGALGALRTSLLVETGCVVGILGLVAWLGTLSPSASAM; this is encoded by the coding sequence ATGGCGGATTGGTCGCTGATTGCAGTTCGTTTGGCACTCTATGTCGTGCTGTCTGCGATGTTCGGCTTGGCCGCCTTCAGCCTATATGGACTGACCATGCGTGAGCGCGGCGACGCGCTCACGCTACGCCCGTGGTTAATCGCAAGCGCTTGCCTAGGCCTCATCCTGTCGATCGCGTGGTTGATACTAATGGCCACATCGATGGCAGGCACATCGCTGTGGCCGATCGACCAGGAGGCTCTGGGCGCACTGCTGACGGGCTCGGCCATCGGAACGGCGTGGAAGGTGCGGATGGTCGCGCTCGTTGTTGCAACTGCTTGCGCGGGTGCGAGCCCTAATCGCACCTTACCCCTGATCCTGGTTACGGCGTCGGGCGCTGTCGGCCTTGGGAGTCTGGCTTGGACCGGGCATGGCGCGATGGACGAGGGCTCCATCGGCTGGGCTCACCTTGTTGCCGACATCTTCCACCTGCTCGCTTCGGGCACTTGGGTCGGAGCCCTAGTCGGACTGCTCTTGCTGGTCTCACGTCCCGTAGTCCGGGTAGACGCCTCGCACCTTCGTTTGACCCATCGCGCGCTTCACGGGTTCGGCAGCATCGGAACCATCGTCGTAGGAACGATCGTCATCTCCGGCCTCGTCAATGGTTGGGTGCTCGTCGGATTAGGTAACATAACGACCCTAACGTCCAACCTTTATGGTCAGCTTTTTGTTCTGAAGCTCGTGCTGTTCGCGGCCATCCTTGGCTTGGCTTCGCTGAACCGTTTCCGTCTGACGCCGGCCTTCGAACAGTCGATCGCAGCCGAGAATCACCGCGGAGCACTCGGTGCACTGCGCACAAGCTTGCTCGTGGAAACCGGCTGCGTCGTTGGCATACTCGGGCTGGTGGCCTGGTTAGGAACCCTGTCTCCCTCGGCTTCGGCAATGTGA
- a CDS encoding four-helix bundle copper-binding protein: protein MHQMDPAMKACMDACHDCHVTCLNMAMNHCLEAGGRHAQPQHMKIMMDCAQICAVTIDFMARGSEHHQHICRECAEICRACATSCEALDGMEECAAACNRCAKECEKMAA from the coding sequence ATGCATCAGATGGACCCCGCAATGAAGGCTTGCATGGACGCCTGCCATGATTGCCATGTGACCTGCCTCAACATGGCGATGAATCACTGCCTAGAAGCGGGCGGACGTCACGCCCAGCCGCAGCATATGAAGATCATGATGGATTGCGCCCAGATTTGCGCAGTCACGATCGACTTCATGGCGCGCGGGTCCGAGCACCATCAGCATATCTGCCGCGAGTGCGCTGAGATTTGCCGGGCGTGCGCGACGAGCTGTGAGGCGCTCGATGGGATGGAAGAGTGTGCCGCCGCTTGTAACCGCTGCGCCAAGGAATGCGAGAAAATGGCCGCTTGA